The proteins below are encoded in one region of Alistipes communis:
- a CDS encoding CvpA family protein: MNILDIIVWLALAVAVFNGWRKGFIGKLFSLAGLVGGIWLALGYGARCGEALHMEGTTAAVAGPIVVFVAAAVAANLVGRLVSKACSTIGLGGLDTLLGIALALLQAVLLLGLAFKATDYFDPELIARSTREESKCYAPVMCVADKIFPSLGEYAREYLPRPEREEPAEKPETTEKLQNA; the protein is encoded by the coding sequence ATGAACATTCTCGACATCATCGTCTGGCTCGCACTGGCCGTCGCCGTGTTCAACGGCTGGCGCAAAGGCTTCATCGGCAAACTCTTCTCGCTGGCCGGACTCGTCGGCGGCATCTGGCTCGCACTGGGCTACGGCGCCCGCTGCGGCGAGGCGCTGCACATGGAGGGAACGACGGCCGCCGTAGCGGGACCGATCGTCGTCTTCGTCGCCGCGGCCGTCGCGGCCAACCTCGTCGGCCGGCTCGTAAGCAAGGCATGCAGCACGATCGGACTGGGCGGTCTCGACACGCTGCTGGGCATCGCGCTGGCGCTGTTGCAGGCCGTGCTGCTGCTGGGACTCGCCTTCAAGGCGACCGACTATTTCGATCCCGAACTCATCGCCCGTTCCACGCGCGAAGAGTCCAAATGCTACGCACCGGTGATGTGCGTGGCGGACAAGATCTTCCCCTCGCTGGGGGAATACGCCCGCGAGTACCTGCCCCGACCGGAGCGGGAAGAACCCGCGGAAAAGCCGGAGACAACCGAAAAACTGCAAAACGCATGA
- a CDS encoding glycoside hydrolase family 2 protein: MKRYLLLISMLAAFVAESAAREVYRLNDDWTFYFRSENSADDARNITLPHTWNLDALAGNSEYQRTTGNYMRRLYIPADWASKRLFLRFDGVQTVADVFVNGYHVGEHRGGFTAFTFEITGRVKFGAENRLLVVVSNTFQNDVLPTSTEQNVYGGIYRDVDLILTDRVAVSPTVWGTDGLFVEQVSVDDDAVEGRAAVYVSAPKDCQGMITLTVRDPDGYVVVEKTQKNNRTAGEPVTIPFTVDAPRLWSPAAPNLYTVTARVACDSLSDEVTVRTGFRRIAASGRGLLVNGDTVRLHGVALYHDRASVANAFTAADYDEDLAFVHDVGANAVHSVSGPHDQYLYDRLDERGLMAWIDLPLMRSPYLGDVFYFPTERFRANGREQLREIVAQNFNHPSVVMWGIFSLVWQRGDDVTPYIRELHTALKRVDPSRPTVALSNQDGELNTITDLIALKQNVGWMRGTTDDVGYWCETLHKSWGNLLAAPCYGVPGYPSQQDDLLGRPTPGTHWLPERWQTRFHEEYARRIVSDPAFWGEWVNAMFDFGTARGANDRYACGMVTLDRRQKKDIYYLYRTLWNRREPTLYIAERRWRVRPSAEQRIKVYSSGEDPVLLVNGDSVALTKYAEGQFRADCKLLPGENRIEARCGELRDSVALRVGTALKARDFEALRKTKGLRSKD; encoded by the coding sequence ATGAAACGTTATCTGCTTCTGATCAGTATGCTGGCGGCCTTCGTGGCGGAGTCCGCCGCGCGGGAGGTCTACCGTCTCAACGACGACTGGACTTTCTATTTTCGCAGCGAAAACAGCGCTGACGACGCGCGCAATATCACCCTGCCCCATACGTGGAACCTCGATGCGCTGGCCGGCAACTCGGAGTACCAGCGCACGACGGGCAACTACATGCGCCGGCTCTACATTCCTGCCGACTGGGCGTCGAAGCGGCTCTTCCTGCGCTTCGACGGCGTGCAGACTGTGGCCGACGTCTTCGTCAACGGCTATCATGTCGGCGAGCACCGCGGCGGCTTCACGGCCTTCACGTTCGAAATCACCGGCCGCGTGAAGTTCGGCGCCGAGAACCGCCTGCTCGTGGTGGTCAGCAACACTTTCCAGAACGACGTACTGCCCACCTCGACCGAGCAGAACGTCTACGGCGGCATCTACCGCGACGTCGACCTGATCCTGACCGACAGGGTAGCCGTATCGCCTACGGTCTGGGGAACCGACGGGCTCTTCGTCGAGCAGGTGTCGGTGGACGACGACGCGGTCGAGGGCCGTGCGGCGGTCTATGTCTCCGCGCCGAAGGATTGCCAGGGGATGATTACCCTCACGGTGCGCGATCCCGACGGCTATGTGGTGGTCGAGAAGACGCAAAAGAACAACCGGACGGCCGGCGAGCCGGTGACGATTCCCTTCACCGTCGACGCGCCGCGGCTGTGGAGCCCCGCCGCGCCGAACCTCTATACGGTGACGGCGCGCGTCGCGTGCGACTCGCTGTCGGACGAGGTGACCGTGCGCACCGGGTTCCGGCGGATCGCCGCTTCGGGCCGCGGCCTGCTTGTCAACGGCGACACGGTGCGTCTGCACGGCGTGGCGCTCTACCACGATCGGGCGAGCGTCGCCAACGCCTTCACGGCGGCCGACTACGACGAGGATCTGGCCTTCGTACACGATGTGGGGGCCAATGCCGTCCACTCGGTTTCGGGACCGCACGACCAGTACCTCTACGACCGGCTCGACGAGCGGGGGCTCATGGCGTGGATCGATCTGCCGCTCATGCGTTCGCCCTATCTGGGCGACGTCTTCTACTTCCCGACGGAGCGTTTCCGCGCCAACGGCCGCGAGCAGCTGCGCGAGATCGTCGCCCAGAACTTCAACCACCCCTCGGTGGTGATGTGGGGGATCTTTTCGCTCGTCTGGCAGCGCGGCGACGACGTGACGCCCTATATCCGCGAACTGCATACGGCGCTCAAACGGGTCGACCCGTCGCGTCCGACCGTCGCGCTGAGCAATCAGGACGGCGAGCTGAATACGATCACCGACCTCATTGCGCTCAAACAGAACGTGGGCTGGATGCGGGGCACGACCGACGACGTGGGATACTGGTGCGAGACGCTCCACAAGTCGTGGGGCAATCTGCTGGCGGCCCCCTGCTACGGCGTGCCGGGTTATCCCTCGCAGCAGGACGACCTGCTGGGACGCCCGACGCCCGGAACGCACTGGCTGCCCGAACGGTGGCAAACGCGGTTCCATGAGGAGTACGCCCGCAGGATCGTCTCCGATCCGGCCTTCTGGGGCGAGTGGGTCAACGCGATGTTCGATTTCGGTACGGCGCGCGGCGCCAACGACCGCTACGCCTGCGGCATGGTGACGCTCGACCGCCGGCAGAAGAAGGACATCTACTACCTCTACCGTACCTTGTGGAACCGGCGCGAGCCGACGCTCTACATCGCCGAGCGGCGGTGGCGCGTGCGTCCGTCGGCCGAGCAGCGGATCAAGGTCTATTCGTCGGGCGAAGATCCCGTGCTGCTGGTCAACGGCGACAGCGTGGCGCTCACGAAATACGCCGAGGGGCAGTTCCGTGCCGACTGCAAGCTGCTGCCGGGCGAGAACCGCATCGAAGCGCGCTGCGGCGAGCTGCGCGACAGCGTGGCGCTCAGAGTCGGCACTGCTTTAAAAGCGCGGGACTTTGAGGCCCTTCGCAAAACAAAAGGTCTGCGATCGAAAGATTAG
- a CDS encoding WbqC family protein, translated as MTILPAAYLPSIEYCARWAQGPCVVDGGEHFVKRSERNRTHILTAGGVLALTVQAVRANRPRTPMRDVRIDYSKRWQHQHWTALVSAYKASPYFDHYAPRFEPFYTRRYEFLFDYDLRLMETIAELLGLPMPAVSEAYLTADEGDLDLRPKRKEGADFASPPYIQVFSDRLPFTPNLSIADLLFCEGPQSPALLKQCRL; from the coding sequence ATGACGATTCTTCCCGCAGCCTATCTGCCCAGCATCGAATACTGCGCCCGTTGGGCGCAGGGGCCGTGCGTGGTCGACGGCGGCGAACACTTCGTCAAACGCTCGGAGCGCAACCGCACGCACATCCTCACGGCCGGCGGCGTACTCGCGCTGACGGTGCAGGCAGTGCGCGCCAACCGCCCGCGCACGCCGATGCGCGACGTGCGTATCGACTACTCCAAGCGCTGGCAGCATCAGCACTGGACGGCGCTGGTCTCGGCCTACAAGGCTTCGCCCTACTTCGACCACTACGCCCCCCGTTTCGAGCCTTTCTACACCCGCCGCTACGAATTCCTCTTCGACTACGACCTGCGCCTCATGGAGACGATCGCAGAACTGCTCGGCCTGCCCATGCCGGCCGTCTCGGAAGCGTATCTGACGGCCGACGAAGGCGATCTCGACCTGCGCCCCAAACGAAAAGAGGGCGCGGACTTCGCGTCCCCGCCCTATATTCAGGTCTTCTCCGACCGCCTGCCTTTCACGCCTAATCTTTCGATCGCAGACCTTTTGTTTTGCGAAGGGCCTCAAAGTCCCGCGCTTTTAAAGCAGTGCCGACTCTGA
- a CDS encoding acyltransferase family protein, whose amino-acid sequence MPQTSLPSAAYADSKPHYDILDGLRGVAALLVVVFHLCEAHATSHFDQLLNHGYLAVDFFFALSGFVIGYAYDDRWGRMTVGGFFKRRLIRLQPMVVLGMAVGAALFYFQDCDMWPVHAVPVWKMLAVMLVGMTLLPVPVSMDVRGWQEMHPLNGPGWSLFYEYCANILYALVVRRFPKWLLGVLVAVSGAALIRFALTSPSGDIIGGWSLTAEQLGVGFTRMMYPFFGGLLLSRLVRPGHVRRAFWWCSLGLVALLAVPRVGGTEHLWQNGLYDALVVVVLFPLIVWTGASGTVTGRSARVCEFLGDISYPIYITHYPLVYTYTAWVRNHGLTLGEAWPAAAGTVVVSVLLAYAALKWYDEPVRRWLRREFM is encoded by the coding sequence ATGCCTCAGACTTCGCTCCCCTCGGCCGCCTATGCCGACAGCAAACCCCATTACGATATTCTGGACGGCCTGCGCGGCGTCGCTGCGCTGCTGGTCGTGGTCTTCCACCTCTGCGAAGCGCACGCCACGAGCCATTTCGACCAGCTGCTCAACCACGGCTACCTGGCCGTCGATTTCTTCTTCGCCCTTTCGGGATTCGTCATCGGCTACGCCTACGACGACCGTTGGGGGCGGATGACCGTCGGCGGCTTCTTCAAGCGGCGCCTGATCCGCCTGCAACCCATGGTGGTGCTGGGCATGGCCGTCGGTGCGGCGCTGTTCTATTTTCAGGATTGCGATATGTGGCCGGTGCATGCCGTGCCGGTGTGGAAGATGCTCGCGGTGATGCTCGTCGGCATGACGCTGCTGCCCGTGCCGGTGTCGATGGACGTGCGCGGCTGGCAGGAGATGCACCCGCTCAACGGGCCGGGGTGGTCGCTTTTCTACGAATATTGCGCCAATATACTCTATGCCCTCGTCGTGCGGCGTTTTCCGAAATGGCTGCTGGGGGTGCTGGTGGCCGTGTCGGGCGCGGCGCTGATCCGCTTCGCCCTGACGAGCCCCTCGGGCGACATCATCGGCGGCTGGTCGCTCACGGCCGAACAACTGGGCGTGGGCTTCACACGCATGATGTATCCCTTCTTCGGGGGATTGCTGCTCTCGCGTCTCGTGCGTCCGGGGCATGTCCGCCGCGCCTTCTGGTGGTGTTCGCTTGGGCTGGTCGCACTGCTGGCCGTGCCGCGCGTCGGCGGGACGGAGCATCTGTGGCAAAACGGGCTCTACGACGCGCTGGTCGTCGTCGTGCTCTTCCCGCTCATCGTCTGGACGGGTGCGAGCGGTACGGTGACGGGGCGTTCGGCGCGTGTCTGCGAGTTTCTTGGCGATATCTCCTATCCGATCTATATCACCCACTACCCGCTCGTCTACACCTACACGGCGTGGGTGCGCAACCATGGCCTCACGCTCGGCGAGGCATGGCCCGCTGCGGCCGGCACGGTCGTCGTGAGCGTCCTGCTGGCTTACGCCGCGCTGAAATGGTACGACGAGCCGGTGCGCCGCTGGCTCCGACGCGAATTCATGTAG
- the ispG gene encoding (E)-4-hydroxy-3-methylbut-2-enyl-diphosphate synthase, producing the protein MIDLTQYRRRATHEVRIGACTIGGTHPVAVQSMTNTDTRDTAACVAQIERIARAGAPIVRLTAQGVREAENLRDITERLRADGNTTALVADIHFLPEAAAVAAQYVDKVRINPGNYRLDRGELEALVARCRERGVALRIGVNHGSLSKRIFDEWGDTPEGMVAAAMEFLHVCRREAFDQVVVSMKSSNTRVMVAAYRLLVEAMEREGMTYPIHLGVTEAGNGLEGRIKSAVGIGALLADGIGDTIRVSLTEAPENEIPVARLLADHFRERPGTFEVKHPERYSPTVYRRRSSVQTPVVRDEITSAFRLLESTSQNPTAELRAAILSLDGDEPAAVVRRYDDTDLTTLAVKAAADLGPLFLDGLADGIRILDDRFTEAQLRDVELMILQAARVRFSHTEYIACPSCGRTLYDIEGTLAQIKARTSHLKNLKIGVMGCIVNGPGEMADADYGYVGAAPGRITLYKGRTVVERNIPQEEALDRLIALIRENGDWQEPE; encoded by the coding sequence ATGATCGACCTTACGCAATACCGGCGCCGCGCGACGCACGAAGTCCGCATCGGCGCCTGCACGATCGGCGGCACGCATCCCGTGGCGGTGCAGTCGATGACCAACACCGACACGCGCGACACTGCGGCCTGCGTCGCCCAGATCGAGCGCATCGCCCGCGCCGGCGCGCCCATCGTGCGCCTCACGGCGCAGGGGGTGCGCGAAGCCGAGAACCTGCGCGACATCACCGAGCGGCTGCGTGCCGACGGGAATACGACGGCCCTCGTGGCCGACATCCATTTCCTGCCCGAAGCGGCGGCCGTGGCGGCGCAGTACGTCGACAAGGTACGCATCAACCCGGGCAACTACCGCCTCGACCGCGGCGAACTGGAAGCGCTCGTCGCCCGCTGCCGCGAGCGGGGCGTCGCGCTGCGCATCGGCGTCAACCACGGCTCGCTCTCGAAGCGCATCTTCGACGAGTGGGGCGACACGCCCGAAGGGATGGTGGCCGCAGCCATGGAGTTTCTGCACGTCTGCCGCCGCGAGGCGTTCGACCAGGTGGTCGTCTCGATGAAGTCGAGCAACACGCGCGTGATGGTAGCCGCCTACCGGCTGCTCGTCGAGGCGATGGAGCGCGAAGGGATGACCTACCCGATCCACCTGGGCGTCACCGAGGCGGGCAACGGACTGGAAGGGCGCATCAAGAGCGCCGTGGGGATCGGCGCGCTGCTCGCCGACGGCATCGGCGACACGATCCGCGTCTCGCTGACCGAAGCGCCCGAAAACGAAATACCCGTGGCCCGGCTGCTCGCCGACCATTTCCGCGAACGTCCCGGGACATTCGAGGTGAAACATCCCGAACGCTACTCGCCCACGGTCTACCGCCGCCGAAGCAGCGTACAGACGCCCGTCGTGCGCGACGAGATCACCTCCGCGTTCCGCCTCTTGGAGAGCACGTCGCAGAACCCCACGGCCGAACTGCGTGCGGCGATCCTCTCGCTCGACGGCGACGAACCGGCGGCGGTCGTCCGCCGTTACGACGACACGGATCTCACGACACTGGCCGTAAAGGCCGCAGCCGACCTGGGACCGCTCTTTCTGGACGGACTGGCCGACGGCATCCGCATCCTCGACGACCGCTTCACGGAGGCCCAGCTGCGCGACGTGGAGCTGATGATCCTGCAAGCGGCGCGCGTACGCTTCTCGCATACCGAATACATCGCCTGCCCCTCGTGCGGCCGCACGCTCTACGACATCGAGGGGACGCTGGCGCAGATCAAGGCGCGCACGTCGCATCTGAAAAATCTCAAAATCGGCGTCATGGGCTGCATCGTCAACGGCCCCGGCGAGATGGCCGACGCCGACTACGGCTACGTGGGCGCCGCCCCCGGACGCATCACCCTCTACAAGGGGCGCACCGTCGTCGAACGCAACATCCCGCAGGAGGAGGCGCTCGACCGCCTCATCGCCCTGATCCGCGAAAACGGCGACTGGCAGGAACCCGAATAA
- a CDS encoding radical SAM-associated putative lipoprotein: MNKLWMLLLSLLGFAGCDEPQEDMYGTPYAEYTVKGRVTDAAGTPIAGIEVRRSSWGSDPSAVRTDTRGAYTFEADGNVLYMPPVLTFTDTDGPAGGGDFAGKEVEVAFAESDRTGPGEGNWMYGRFERSGVDVVLAEKTGEE; this comes from the coding sequence ATGAACAAGCTATGGATGCTGCTGCTCTCCCTGCTCGGATTCGCGGGGTGCGATGAACCGCAGGAGGACATGTACGGTACCCCCTATGCCGAGTATACGGTCAAGGGGCGTGTGACCGACGCCGCGGGGACGCCGATCGCGGGCATCGAAGTGCGGAGATCGTCCTGGGGCTCCGATCCGTCGGCCGTTCGCACCGATACGCGGGGAGCCTACACGTTCGAAGCCGACGGAAATGTGCTTTACATGCCGCCCGTGCTGACCTTCACCGACACGGACGGCCCGGCCGGCGGCGGCGATTTCGCCGGGAAGGAGGTCGAGGTCGCCTTTGCGGAGAGCGACCGGACGGGCCCGGGCGAGGGAAATTGGATGTACGGGCGTTTCGAGCGCTCGGGCGTCGACGTCGTACTCGCGGAGAAAACAGGAGAGGAGTAG
- a CDS encoding TIGR04133 family radical SAM/SPASM protein: MDGRHLSLRKRLGLELYRRLHREAVERHELRTLFWECTLRCNLRCGHCGSDCTASPDCQDMPAEDFFRVLDRQITPRVDPHRVMVVLSGGEVLVRSDLERIGRALYDREYPWGMVTNGMALTPQRFDGLLGAGLHSMTVSIDGFEAEHNRLRRHPLSFVRAAEAVRMAAAEPSIAFDAVTCVTPALVPRLDEFKEYLLSLGLRSWRLFAIFPAGRAAEDPALQLSDGQFRALMEFVRRTRREGRIACSYACEGFLGGYEMEARDHFYHCDAGVSVASIRVDGAISGCTSVRADYAQGNIYRDDFWQVWTERFEPFRRREWMRRGACADCAAWRYCEGGPMHLRDADGGMMHCSYRRLCR, from the coding sequence ATGGACGGACGACATCTTTCGCTGCGTAAACGGCTGGGGCTGGAACTCTACCGCCGGCTTCACCGCGAGGCGGTGGAGCGGCACGAACTGCGCACGCTCTTTTGGGAGTGTACGCTGCGCTGCAACCTCCGGTGCGGCCACTGCGGTTCGGACTGCACGGCCTCGCCCGACTGCCAAGACATGCCGGCCGAGGATTTTTTCCGCGTGCTCGACCGCCAGATCACGCCCCGCGTCGATCCGCACCGCGTGATGGTCGTCCTCTCGGGCGGCGAGGTGCTCGTGCGCTCCGACCTGGAACGGATCGGCCGTGCGCTCTACGACCGCGAATACCCGTGGGGGATGGTCACCAACGGCATGGCGCTCACGCCGCAGCGGTTCGACGGACTGCTCGGGGCGGGTCTGCACTCGATGACCGTCTCGATCGACGGATTCGAGGCTGAGCACAACCGTTTGCGCCGCCATCCGCTCAGTTTCGTCCGCGCTGCGGAGGCGGTGCGCATGGCCGCCGCCGAGCCTTCGATCGCCTTCGACGCCGTGACCTGCGTCACGCCGGCGCTCGTGCCCCGGCTCGACGAGTTCAAGGAGTACCTGCTCTCGCTGGGGCTGCGGAGCTGGCGGCTGTTCGCGATCTTTCCGGCGGGACGCGCCGCCGAAGACCCTGCGCTGCAACTCTCCGACGGGCAGTTCCGTGCGCTGATGGAGTTCGTCCGCCGCACGCGGCGCGAAGGGCGTATCGCGTGCAGCTATGCCTGCGAAGGGTTTCTGGGCGGCTACGAGATGGAGGCGCGCGACCATTTCTACCACTGCGACGCCGGTGTGTCGGTGGCCTCGATCCGTGTCGACGGCGCCATCTCGGGCTGTACGTCGGTGCGGGCCGACTATGCGCAGGGTAATATCTACCGCGACGATTTCTGGCAGGTGTGGACCGAGCGGTTCGAACCCTTCCGCCGCCGCGAATGGATGCGTCGGGGTGCGTGCGCCGACTGCGCCGCGTGGCGCTACTGCGAGGGCGGCCCGATGCACCTGCGCGACGCCGACGGAGGGATGATGCACTGCTCCTACCGGCGGCTGTGCCGCTGA
- a CDS encoding acyloxyacyl hydrolase: MNKAMRVISASFAAVLLCLTVVSLPAPVRGESLRRPTPDSLARPEALVHKFGLDVSPGALFRTDDFFKGANAAGKEFGTTLSVHLKYAFQFGPETRFGRNYPFTYQGVGLGYNTFFNSAEVGTPVALYVFQHARIAALTERLSLDYEWNFGLSFGWKPFDEQTNPFNTVVGSKINAYINLGLMLNWRFAPRWSLTAGVGLTHFSNGNTRYPNGGVNLIGGRVGVMRTFGRDAADDRRAAVRRSDPFRPYVSYDVILYGALRKKGFLQESRAYLIPGSFAVAGLNFTPMYNFSRFFRAGLSLDAQYDESANLKDHIANDYPLADELKFHRPPFKEQFAVGVSIRCEVVMPIFSINLGIGKNLIGRGDDTNSFYQVFALKADVACNVFLHVGYQLYKFRNPNNLMLGVGYRFNGR, translated from the coding sequence ATGAATAAGGCCATGCGCGTGATCTCCGCTTCGTTTGCTGCTGTTCTGCTGTGCCTGACCGTCGTGTCGCTGCCCGCTCCGGTGCGGGGCGAATCCCTGCGGCGTCCGACGCCGGACAGCCTCGCCCGCCCGGAGGCGCTCGTTCACAAATTCGGCCTCGACGTCAGTCCGGGGGCGCTGTTCCGCACGGACGACTTTTTCAAGGGGGCCAACGCCGCGGGGAAAGAGTTCGGGACGACGCTCTCCGTGCATCTGAAATATGCCTTCCAGTTCGGCCCCGAAACCCGTTTCGGCCGCAACTACCCCTTCACCTATCAAGGCGTCGGACTGGGTTACAACACCTTTTTCAACAGCGCCGAGGTCGGTACGCCCGTAGCGCTCTACGTGTTCCAGCATGCGCGCATCGCCGCGCTGACGGAGCGGCTGTCGCTGGATTACGAGTGGAATTTCGGCCTCTCGTTCGGTTGGAAGCCCTTCGACGAACAGACCAATCCGTTCAACACGGTGGTCGGTTCGAAAATCAATGCCTACATCAATCTGGGGTTGATGCTCAACTGGCGTTTCGCACCGCGGTGGAGCCTGACGGCGGGCGTCGGGCTCACGCACTTCTCCAACGGAAACACGCGCTATCCGAACGGCGGGGTCAACCTCATCGGCGGCCGGGTGGGCGTGATGCGGACCTTCGGCCGCGACGCGGCCGACGACCGGAGGGCCGCCGTGCGGCGCAGCGATCCGTTCCGCCCCTATGTGAGCTACGACGTGATTCTCTACGGCGCGCTGCGCAAGAAGGGATTCTTGCAGGAGAGCCGGGCCTACCTGATCCCCGGGTCGTTCGCTGTGGCGGGTTTGAATTTCACCCCGATGTACAATTTCAGCCGGTTCTTCCGCGCCGGTCTGTCGCTCGACGCCCAGTACGACGAAAGCGCCAACCTCAAAGACCATATCGCCAACGACTATCCGCTGGCCGACGAACTCAAATTCCACCGTCCGCCCTTCAAGGAGCAGTTCGCCGTGGGGGTGTCGATCCGCTGCGAGGTCGTGATGCCGATCTTTTCGATCAATCTGGGTATCGGCAAGAACCTGATCGGCAGGGGAGACGACACGAATTCGTTCTACCAGGTCTTCGCCCTCAAAGCCGATGTGGCGTGCAACGTCTTCCTGCACGTCGGGTATCAGCTCTACAAGTTCCGCAATCCGAACAACCTGATGCTGGGCGTCGGTTACCGGTTCAACGGGCGTTGA
- a CDS encoding DUF4091 domain-containing protein → MKRTLSFLLPAAAMLLAACGGANDRPSFPDFQEMADPAAAFADWSAAGDTPCASFVTTDRRFGKSQLPDVEPRTACRLTAWRGERVSAQLLVWSAQPVERLVCTAGVLTSDEGRLPESAVRTRFVRYVMSDEFACGCCKRKPQDFAAVLTADMLDERPSMALEACTVRPVWITVDVPQDAAPGLYRTPVTVACDGDEQRLELAVEVTGRTLPAPSEWRYHLDLWQHPAAVARVEGTEMWSDAHFEALRPVMKPLADAGQKVVTATLNKDPWNNQCYDAYADMIVWTKGADGAWTYDYAAFDRWVEFMEGLGVDKQINCYSMLPWNNMLHYRDAATGEWVDVKAEPGQPAFDEMWRPFLADFVRHLEEKGWLAKTCIAMDERSPEQMEIAVAFLAEHAPQLGIALADNHDSYKRYPQLHDICVSARQEVAPEDIAARRAAGQVTTYYVCCSHRYPNMFTFSDPVEATVAAWYAVANGYDGFLRWAYNSWTEDPLRDSRFRTWPAGDTYVIYPGGRSSIRFERLREGIQDAEKIRILRAEAGRGNSAGADEKRARLEAVIAPFASREPAADLHERLAEAKRVLNEL, encoded by the coding sequence ATGAAACGTACCCTCTCCTTTCTGCTTCCGGCCGCAGCGATGCTGCTGGCCGCCTGCGGCGGTGCGAACGACCGTCCCTCCTTCCCCGATTTTCAGGAAATGGCCGATCCTGCGGCCGCATTCGCCGACTGGTCGGCGGCCGGCGATACTCCCTGCGCGTCGTTCGTGACGACGGATCGCCGCTTCGGCAAGTCGCAGCTGCCCGACGTGGAGCCGCGGACGGCGTGCCGCCTGACGGCATGGCGCGGCGAGCGGGTGTCGGCGCAGTTGCTCGTATGGAGTGCGCAGCCCGTGGAGCGGCTCGTCTGTACGGCAGGGGTGCTGACCTCCGATGAAGGGCGGCTGCCCGAAAGTGCGGTGCGCACCCGTTTCGTGCGCTACGTGATGAGCGACGAATTCGCCTGCGGCTGCTGCAAGCGCAAGCCGCAGGATTTCGCGGCGGTGCTGACTGCCGACATGCTCGACGAGCGGCCTTCGATGGCGCTCGAAGCCTGCACGGTGCGTCCGGTATGGATCACCGTCGACGTGCCGCAGGATGCCGCGCCCGGACTCTACCGCACGCCGGTGACGGTCGCCTGCGACGGCGACGAGCAGCGGCTCGAACTGGCCGTGGAGGTCACCGGCCGCACGCTTCCCGCACCCTCCGAGTGGCGGTACCACCTCGATCTGTGGCAGCATCCCGCCGCCGTGGCGCGCGTCGAGGGGACGGAGATGTGGAGCGACGCCCATTTCGAGGCGCTCCGCCCCGTGATGAAGCCGCTGGCCGACGCCGGACAGAAGGTCGTCACGGCGACGCTCAACAAGGATCCGTGGAACAACCAGTGCTACGACGCCTACGCCGACATGATCGTCTGGACGAAGGGCGCCGACGGCGCGTGGACATACGACTATGCGGCCTTCGACCGCTGGGTGGAGTTCATGGAGGGGCTGGGCGTCGACAAACAGATCAACTGCTACTCGATGCTGCCGTGGAACAATATGCTGCACTACCGCGACGCCGCGACGGGCGAGTGGGTGGACGTGAAGGCCGAACCGGGCCAGCCCGCCTTCGACGAGATGTGGCGGCCGTTCCTCGCCGATTTCGTGCGGCATCTGGAAGAAAAAGGGTGGCTGGCGAAGACCTGCATCGCCATGGACGAGCGGTCGCCCGAACAGATGGAGATCGCCGTGGCCTTCCTCGCGGAACACGCTCCGCAGCTGGGCATCGCGCTGGCCGACAACCACGACAGCTACAAGCGTTACCCGCAGCTGCACGACATCTGCGTCTCGGCACGGCAGGAGGTCGCTCCCGAGGATATCGCCGCGCGCCGCGCCGCAGGGCAGGTGACGACCTACTACGTCTGCTGCTCGCACCGCTATCCCAACATGTTCACCTTCTCCGATCCGGTCGAGGCGACCGTGGCGGCGTGGTACGCCGTGGCCAACGGCTACGACGGCTTCCTGCGCTGGGCCTACAACTCGTGGACGGAAGACCCGCTGCGCGATTCGCGTTTCCGCACGTGGCCCGCGGGCGATACCTACGTCATCTATCCGGGCGGCCGGTCGTCGATCCGTTTCGAGCGCCTGCGCGAAGGGATTCAGGATGCCGAGAAGATCCGTATCCTGCGCGCCGAAGCGGGCCGCGGGAACTCGGCCGGGGCTGATGAAAAACGGGCGCGGCTCGAAGCGGTCATCGCCCCTTTCGCATCGCGCGAGCCGGCCGCCGACCTGCACGAGCGGCTGGCCGAGGCCAAGCGGGTGCTCAACGAATTGTAA